In Nitrospira sp., the following proteins share a genomic window:
- a CDS encoding tetratricopeptide repeat protein, whose translation MDVQDFLIQGEGREEDKKEAWRFFQQAYEYQMKGDLEEAVDLYKKSIATHPTAEAYTFLGWTYSFMGRLDDAIEECRHAIKVDPEFGNPYNDIGAYLIEQGQFDEAIPWFQQAMQARRYESPAFPHLNLGRVYEKKGQWDRAMDSYKQALTLNPQYALAKKALGRLIGMLN comes from the coding sequence ATGGACGTCCAAGATTTCCTCATACAAGGCGAAGGCCGAGAAGAAGATAAAAAAGAAGCCTGGCGTTTTTTCCAGCAAGCCTACGAGTACCAGATGAAAGGCGACCTGGAGGAAGCCGTAGACCTCTACAAGAAATCCATCGCGACCCATCCGACGGCCGAAGCCTATACCTTCCTTGGCTGGACCTACAGTTTTATGGGCCGGCTCGACGACGCCATTGAAGAATGCCGCCACGCCATCAAAGTGGACCCGGAGTTTGGGAATCCCTACAACGACATCGGCGCTTACCTGATCGAGCAAGGACAATTCGATGAAGCCATCCCCTGGTTTCAACAGGCCATGCAGGCCAGACGCTACGAAAGCCCGGCCTTCCCCCACCTAAACCTTGGCCGTGTGTACGAAAAAAAGGGCCAGTGGGACCGGGCCATGGACTCCTACAAGCAGGCGCTGACGCTCAATCCGCAGTATGCCCTGGCCAAGAAAGCGCTGGGCCGGCTTATCGGAATGCTCAACTGA